A portion of the Methanococcus voltae genome contains these proteins:
- a CDS encoding RsmD family RNA methyltransferase, with the protein MISRGEIIQKIKSYKPCDECNTPISKTIPIKNLNLTERKRNCHCGRAQIDDVMLDVANVIIDYNELPNGITKDTIALKDVGMPMIEAGYPLKYAPVLSKNDLVLLNNYVSKECANEIIKIPEIKSVISNLNENSTDKKEYTRIKTVNNSEYTNNLIAGDDFRCDIFPVKSLSTCVISCKNQSKLHIEFPRPFNPKINKIERLNLKDKVVLDGFCGCGTLGMVALKKGAKKVIFSDINKIALYDLEYNLKINFGEEIFENNRVEIIHSDFMNLNFSDINSDINKSNVSNSIDICFVDLFPNMEPEKFLEKAKKLSKDVILI; encoded by the coding sequence ATGATATCGAGGGGCGAAATCATACAAAAAATAAAGTCATATAAACCGTGTGACGAGTGTAATACTCCAATTTCAAAGACTATTCCAATAAAAAATCTTAATTTAACCGAAAGGAAACGAAACTGTCACTGTGGGCGTGCTCAGATAGATGACGTAATGTTAGATGTGGCTAATGTAATAATAGACTATAATGAGTTACCAAATGGTATAACTAAAGATACAATAGCGTTAAAAGATGTTGGTATGCCGATGATTGAAGCAGGTTATCCTTTAAAATATGCTCCTGTTTTATCAAAAAATGACTTAGTTTTGTTGAATAATTACGTATCAAAAGAATGTGCAAACGAAATTATAAAAATACCAGAAATAAAGTCTGTTATATCAAATTTAAACGAAAATTCAACTGATAAAAAAGAATACACGCGTATAAAAACCGTAAATAATTCGGAATATACAAATAATTTAATTGCAGGGGATGACTTCCGATGTGATATCTTCCCGGTGAAATCATTATCCACATGTGTAATATCCTGTAAAAATCAATCAAAATTACATATTGAATTTCCTAGGCCATTTAACCCAAAAATAAATAAGATAGAGCGATTAAATTTAAAGGATAAAGTGGTATTGGATGGTTTCTGCGGTTGTGGTACGTTAGGAATGGTAGCTTTAAAAAAAGGTGCAAAAAAAGTCATTTTTTCAGACATAAATAAAATAGCACTTTATGATTTAGAGTACAATTTAAAAATAAATTTTGGTGAAGAAATCTTTGAAAATAATAGAGTTGAAATAATTCATTCGGACTTTATGAATTTAAATTTTAGCGATATAAATTCTGATATTAATAAGTCTAATGTCTCCAATTCGATTGATATATGTTTTGTAGACCTTTTTCCTAATATGGAACCCGAAAAATTTTTAGAAAAAGCTAAAAAACTATCAAAAGATGTAATTTTAATATAA
- a CDS encoding ATP-dependent DNA helicase — translation MRPQQITFMENIYNCIVNNRKNELDNALKSKDHNSNDKPESGSKPSNLKIHKNLVVEAPTGVGKTLSYLIPSLYFAERGNRIIILTETIDQQERILEDLNSLKHDLKVSFMMGKGNFFCKSKGDKANRLYCQLNRHCRYRPNRKPICECGTKKEELRLNDDYVRYYCPICACEYQKVKIDCLDADIVIMNNSIYYYLKEEIDKKKKTNIVIVDEAHKLEGSIRNSATITINPKMALGRLRYMAYNYAPLRIRKAIDRYGYGDEGASDKQFWEIIENYVHTFGKDKDFKQFLVHNGEKITSFGMKEDVAILGTLLEGYYEISDIQKKIKKFEENVELDRKDFKFKIENNALIPLELQFITEKRINDMPLSDFIDDVMGLRNVNSNYVIYRNENKVLCEPVLVSSILKNLYDGASVIHCSATLGDLNVHGMKTGMGKTTNLILDSPFSKERRKIIALSDGVDMKFKSRDDNITNRKNSNENLYNLVKACNGNTLILFKSFGDLNSAYNYFLMKGYKNNIHCYQQGMDGKEAKKLKSDFEKYGGLLLATGRFAEGVDIPGEALTAVIIDSLPFPVPTPLLNKEQSLIENKLQRRVPNAHWRAFLMTSFHIMSRTVVQMIGRLIRTEEDYGVVVVQDRRFAEWVGKEMVSRKYLKNGFMTLTKKDAINFIPEFMNKYR, via the coding sequence ATGAGACCTCAGCAAATAACTTTTATGGAAAATATATATAATTGCATTGTAAATAATAGGAAAAATGAATTAGATAATGCTTTAAAGTCAAAAGATCATAATTCCAATGACAAACCCGAATCGGGTTCAAAACCATCTAATTTAAAAATTCATAAAAATTTAGTGGTTGAAGCACCTACGGGGGTAGGAAAAACATTATCATATCTTATACCTTCGTTATATTTCGCAGAACGGGGTAATAGGATTATAATACTCACCGAAACAATAGATCAACAAGAGCGTATATTGGAAGATTTAAATTCATTAAAACATGATTTAAAAGTATCATTTATGATGGGAAAAGGTAATTTCTTCTGTAAATCAAAAGGGGACAAAGCAAATCGTCTATACTGCCAATTAAATAGACACTGTAGGTACAGACCAAATCGAAAGCCAATTTGTGAATGCGGAACAAAAAAAGAAGAATTACGATTAAATGACGATTACGTTAGATATTATTGCCCAATATGTGCTTGTGAGTATCAAAAAGTAAAAATAGATTGTTTAGACGCTGATATTGTAATTATGAACAACAGTATCTATTACTACTTAAAAGAGGAAATCGACAAAAAGAAGAAGACTAACATAGTAATTGTAGATGAAGCCCATAAATTAGAGGGTAGTATTAGGAATTCGGCTACAATAACCATTAATCCAAAAATGGCACTTGGAAGACTTAGATATATGGCTTATAACTATGCACCGCTTAGGATTAGAAAAGCAATTGATAGGTACGGTTATGGAGATGAAGGCGCTTCAGATAAACAATTTTGGGAAATAATAGAAAATTACGTACACACTTTTGGAAAAGACAAAGATTTCAAACAATTTTTGGTACACAATGGTGAAAAAATCACATCTTTCGGAATGAAGGAAGATGTAGCAATTTTAGGCACATTGCTTGAAGGATATTACGAAATTAGCGATATTCAAAAGAAAATTAAGAAATTTGAAGAAAATGTTGAATTAGATAGAAAAGACTTTAAATTTAAAATAGAGAATAATGCTTTAATTCCTCTAGAGTTGCAGTTCATAACTGAAAAAAGAATAAACGATATGCCACTTTCGGACTTTATTGATGATGTAATGGGATTAAGAAACGTAAATAGTAACTACGTAATTTATAGAAACGAAAATAAGGTTTTATGTGAACCAGTACTAGTATCTTCCATATTGAAGAATTTATACGACGGAGCGTCAGTAATACACTGTTCTGCTACCTTGGGTGATTTAAATGTACACGGAATGAAAACAGGAATGGGTAAAACCACTAATTTAATACTAGATAGTCCTTTTTCCAAAGAAAGGCGAAAGATAATTGCATTATCAGATGGCGTAGACATGAAATTTAAATCACGCGATGATAATATAACAAATCGTAAAAATTCTAATGAAAATCTGTATAATTTGGTAAAAGCTTGTAATGGTAACACCTTAATACTTTTTAAAAGTTTTGGAGACTTAAATTCAGCTTACAATTACTTTTTAATGAAAGGGTATAAAAACAATATACATTGTTACCAACAGGGAATGGATGGTAAAGAGGCCAAAAAATTAAAAAGTGACTTCGAAAAATACGGCGGTTTGTTACTTGCAACGGGTAGATTCGCCGAAGGTGTTGATATACCGGGAGAAGCTCTCACTGCAGTAATAATCGATAGTTTACCGTTCCCAGTACCTACGCCACTTTTAAATAAAGAGCAAAGTTTAATAGAAAATAAATTACAAAGAAGAGTCCCAAATGCACATTGGCGGGCATTTTTAATGACTTCTTTCCATATAATGTCTAGAACGGTTGTCCAAATGATAGGTAGATTAATAAGAACTGAAGAGGACTATGGGGTTGTAGTAGTACAAGACCGCAGATTTGCTGAATGGGTGGGCAAAGAAATGGTAAGTCGTAAATATCTTAAAAATGGATTTATGACGCTTACAAAAAAAGATGCAATCAATTTTATTCCGGAATTTATGAATAAATACCGATAA
- a CDS encoding class III signal peptide-containing protein, whose translation MKRGQISLEIIVLVVVAIAVASIAGYTYVSGVKESMAPVNSTKFVDGFFNQTDDLISNNDTIENPVNNTNNTNNTNPGGDIPTPPTNNTNNTNDTLGPPSASYTGTLWMGHCKIYDSSNPVDSKFKAVDSNGITYTIVEGNVISSDGRVFSKKRDTLIPNIVEFTAEPIPTWVYVVIVDIWPVSIRHMDDKFVATSTTGSGYIHISNFNDGNLYVETNPAEYHGTIKFYE comes from the coding sequence TTGAAACGAGGACAAATATCTCTTGAAATTATAGTATTGGTGGTTGTAGCGATTGCTGTGGCGTCTATAGCAGGTTATACTTATGTTTCAGGAGTTAAGGAATCTATGGCTCCAGTAAATAGCACGAAATTTGTCGACGGTTTTTTTAATCAAACAGATGATTTAATCTCTAATAATGATACTATCGAGAATCCTGTAAATAATACAAATAATACAAATAATACAAATCCAGGTGGTGATATACCAACACCTCCGACAAATAACACCAATAATACTAATGATACTTTAGGGCCGCCTTCTGCTTCATACACTGGAACATTATGGATGGGTCATTGTAAAATCTATGATTCTTCGAATCCTGTTGATAGCAAGTTTAAGGCAGTGGATAGCAATGGTATAACCTACACTATTGTGGAAGGAAACGTCATATCTAGCGATGGTAGGGTATTTTCTAAGAAACGTGATACACTAATACCAAACATCGTAGAATTTACTGCAGAACCTATTCCAACTTGGGTTTATGTAGTAATTGTGGATATTTGGCCAGTATCTATCAGGCATATGGATGATAAGTTTGTAGCAACATCAACTACCGGCTCTGGATATATCCATATTTCAAACTTTAATGATGGTAATCTCTACGTAGAAACAAATCCGGCCGAATATCATGGTACTATCAAATTCTACGAATAA
- a CDS encoding MarR family transcriptional regulator translates to MVEDFGIFLHMLMGRQIEISKKNFPNIEEEYSKLTIIQLDYLYAINTLNSPSFSDIAKHMNVANSSVTEMYHRLHKKGYVCKSRSEKDKREYQIHLTFKGNRLIYKDLMASICLSKEIFEKAPQDKLLGVYELLKEYLYTIKSEEIEQYFVKYSEYKNVENNFLD, encoded by the coding sequence ATGGTGGAAGATTTTGGAATATTTTTGCATATGCTAATGGGTCGACAAATTGAAATATCTAAAAAAAATTTTCCAAATATTGAAGAAGAGTATTCGAAGCTTACAATAATACAGTTGGATTATTTATATGCAATAAATACGTTAAATAGTCCTTCTTTTTCAGATATTGCAAAACATATGAACGTTGCGAATTCTTCTGTAACGGAAATGTACCATAGATTGCATAAAAAAGGCTACGTGTGTAAATCGCGGTCTGAAAAGGATAAACGGGAATATCAAATTCATTTAACGTTTAAAGGCAATAGATTAATATATAAGGATTTAATGGCTTCAATATGCTTATCCAAGGAAATTTTCGAGAAAGCTCCTCAAGATAAGTTATTGGGTGTATATGAGCTATTAAAAGAATATCTTTACACCATTAAATCTGAAGAGATTGAACAGTATTTTGTAAAGTACAGCGAATATAAGAATGTTGAAAACAATTTTTTAGATTAA
- a CDS encoding class III signal peptide-containing protein, with product MLQGDTLRRGQISLEMIIITLVVLGSVSILGYTYINGVEETSAILANTSVISGYSVGGPSNSSNIDTGDPNETDDNDEDSDLDPKEKYEGQIRIKNCLIYSPLSSNSNFQATDTYGVIYTIQDGDLIASDGSSIRYFGNHYILYDIKKISLDPLYNKNYQIAINNKKLKDYQERSFEATTYSEDGILHIKVFNNGDIILYTLPHDYDGILEFQE from the coding sequence ATGTTACAAGGTGATACTTTGAGACGAGGACAAATATCTCTTGAAATGATAATTATTACCTTGGTTGTATTAGGTTCTGTATCAATATTAGGATATACATACATTAATGGAGTTGAAGAAACATCTGCCATCTTAGCCAATACCTCTGTAATAAGTGGTTATTCCGTGGGTGGCCCCAGTAACTCTAGTAATATAGATACTGGAGACCCTAATGAAACCGATGATAATGATGAAGATTCTGACTTAGATCCAAAAGAAAAATATGAAGGTCAGATACGAATTAAAAATTGTTTAATATATAGCCCCCTTTCGTCAAATTCTAATTTCCAAGCGACAGATACTTATGGTGTCATTTATACGATACAAGATGGGGATTTAATAGCTAGTGATGGTTCGTCAATTAGGTATTTTGGTAATCATTACATACTTTATGATATTAAAAAAATATCCTTAGATCCATTATACAATAAAAATTACCAAATTGCAATAAATAACAAAAAACTAAAGGATTACCAAGAAAGAAGTTTTGAAGCCACTACTTACTCAGAAGATGGAATCTTACATATTAAAGTATTCAATAACGGAGATATTATATTGTATACTTTACCGCATGATTATGATGGAATACTTGAATTCCAAGAATAA
- a CDS encoding MATE family efflux transporter, with the protein MTNYDLNTTPIPKLIARYSIPAIIGFVINGVYTIIDGIFIGHWVGSEAIASITLSFPIKLMILSFAIMIGVGASAHISISLGKQNPKKAEEIFKNAFCILLLLGVVLTVVGLLAIEPLLSSFGVEGNLLNLSLTYLGIALIGSMGSLFNVGLEPIIRNDGFPQKAMKVMIICALVNIVFDALFIIVFQWGVAGAAIATLMGETLGAIIFLHHFITKKSNLKIENLGYRVKNILNFKTYDKNILKLVLLTGISPFVMEFSSAIVSLVYSTQFLKYGGSLYVSAFGIVIYLFIILFMTVMGLCSGVQPLISYNYGAKRFDKVKEILKITGALSAVIGIISFILYNLFPTYLINIFNSTDMALIETATTGLSIFSFATLVLGPVFLIIIYFQSVGDSKVANTLAIFKSFGFVLPLLYILPMYWGVIGVWYAEPLSGLLTLITGSFFIHRAFKYQLKEK; encoded by the coding sequence ATGACTAATTACGACTTGAATACTACACCGATTCCCAAATTAATAGCTCGGTATAGTATCCCCGCGATAATTGGATTCGTAATTAATGGAGTATATACCATTATAGACGGTATATTTATAGGTCATTGGGTGGGTTCTGAAGCTATTGCGAGCATTACACTCTCGTTCCCGATAAAATTAATGATATTGTCTTTTGCAATTATGATTGGAGTAGGAGCTTCTGCACATATATCTATTAGTTTGGGCAAACAGAACCCTAAAAAAGCTGAGGAAATATTTAAAAATGCTTTTTGTATTTTATTACTCTTAGGCGTAGTCCTAACAGTTGTTGGATTATTGGCAATAGAACCATTACTATCGAGCTTCGGAGTCGAAGGAAATTTATTGAATTTATCGTTAACTTACTTAGGCATTGCACTTATTGGTTCAATGGGTTCATTATTTAACGTCGGACTCGAACCCATCATTAGAAACGATGGATTCCCACAAAAAGCTATGAAAGTAATGATTATATGTGCCTTAGTAAATATCGTATTTGATGCATTGTTTATAATTGTATTTCAATGGGGGGTTGCAGGTGCAGCAATTGCCACATTGATGGGGGAAACACTCGGAGCAATAATATTTTTGCATCACTTTATAACAAAAAAATCTAACTTAAAAATAGAAAATTTAGGTTATCGAGTGAAAAATATACTTAATTTTAAAACATACGACAAAAATATTTTAAAATTAGTACTTTTAACCGGTATATCGCCATTTGTAATGGAATTTTCTTCTGCAATCGTTTCTTTGGTTTACAGTACCCAATTCTTAAAATATGGCGGTTCTTTGTACGTTTCCGCATTCGGTATTGTTATATACTTATTTATAATCCTATTTATGACTGTTATGGGATTATGTAGTGGTGTACAGCCACTTATAAGTTATAACTATGGGGCTAAACGATTTGACAAGGTAAAAGAGATATTAAAAATCACAGGGGCGTTATCTGCCGTTATAGGTATAATTTCGTTTATACTATACAACCTATTCCCTACGTATTTAATTAACATATTTAATTCCACGGACATGGCGTTAATTGAAACTGCTACGACAGGATTAAGCATATTTTCATTTGCTACATTAGTATTGGGGCCAGTATTCTTAATAATCATCTATTTCCAATCTGTAGGGGATAGTAAAGTAGCCAATACATTAGCAATATTCAAATCTTTTGGATTTGTACTGCCTTTATTATATATATTACCAATGTACTGGGGCGTTATAGGTGTATGGTATGCAGAACCGCTTTCTGGACTATTAACATTGATTACAGGTTCTTTCTTTATACATAGAGCCTTTAAATACCAGTTAAAAGAAAAATAA
- the msrA gene encoding peptide-methionine (S)-S-oxide reductase MsrA, producing the protein MGVETNLKISNPNYDIAIFGMGCFWGSEELFRTVEGVLDTEVGYMGGKTKYPTYEEVCKGDTGHIEVVTIIYDINIVNYGDLLDTFWINHDPTTLNRQGWDRGEQYASTIFYTTEKQYKLAKKSLRKMQDTLKDMKIDKKIVTRIRKAGEFYKAEEYHQKYLMKKNKKFLELF; encoded by the coding sequence ATGGGTGTTGAAACTAACTTAAAAATAAGTAATCCGAATTATGATATTGCAATATTTGGAATGGGCTGTTTTTGGGGTTCCGAGGAATTATTTAGAACTGTTGAGGGAGTTTTAGATACTGAAGTAGGATACATGGGCGGTAAAACCAAATACCCGACTTATGAAGAAGTATGCAAAGGTGACACAGGACATATCGAAGTAGTTACCATAATTTATGATATAAACATAGTCAATTACGGGGATTTATTAGATACATTTTGGATTAATCACGACCCCACCACCCTAAATCGGCAAGGATGGGATAGAGGCGAGCAATACGCATCTACAATATTTTACACGACGGAAAAACAGTATAAATTAGCTAAAAAGTCTTTAAGAAAAATGCAAGACACCCTTAAGGACATGAAAATCGATAAAAAGATTGTTACACGAATTAGAAAAGCTGGAGAATTTTATAAGGCTGAAGAATATCACCAAAAATATTTAATGAAAAAAAATAAAAAATTTTTAGAGTTATTTTAA
- a CDS encoding EFR1 family ferrodoxin (N-terminal region resembles flavodoxins. C-terminal ferrodoxin region binds two 4Fe-4S clusters.) produces MNNDVDSGKIKEYDENDKLIEINENNNEDKCNKDTKDNIDNKDNADNLDNLDKDTETIEKMQPIKTKPNTVEDLAKIKEEIKSSLKEEINVIYYFSGTGNSYYVARELAKVLSNKNNGNEDENSKANNTNTKIIPIANEIKKEQITCGSDKIIFVYPVYGFGVPEIVERFIKRLNIERNPKIYSIATCGKMAGGVHYHVDKLLKEKKQQLNAGYTIQMPSNYILAFNAPAQSKIIEILDDTDIRIKELGTLIQSNEKNDAMDSLIAKISTGAFYPFWKKSLYKFDEKFKISKACNLCGTCVEICPVNNIEIVDNEKLENNDRIIYKHKCQECMGCIQTCPTRAIIYGKSAKRKSYFNPRVEIKELIEANNGIIKH; encoded by the coding sequence TTGAACAATGATGTTGATAGTGGTAAAATTAAGGAATACGATGAAAATGATAAATTAATCGAGATTAACGAAAATAATAACGAGGATAAATGTAATAAAGATACTAAAGATAATATAGATAATAAGGATAATGCGGATAATTTGGATAATTTGGATAAAGATACGGAAACTATTGAAAAAATGCAACCAATAAAAACAAAACCAAACACTGTTGAAGATTTAGCTAAAATCAAAGAAGAAATAAAAAGTAGCCTCAAAGAAGAAATAAATGTCATATATTACTTTTCGGGCACCGGTAATTCTTATTATGTTGCAAGAGAGCTCGCTAAAGTACTTTCAAACAAAAATAACGGCAATGAGGATGAAAATAGTAAAGCTAATAACACTAACACCAAAATTATTCCCATTGCAAATGAGATAAAAAAAGAGCAAATAACCTGTGGTTCCGATAAAATCATATTTGTATACCCAGTTTATGGTTTTGGAGTACCCGAAATAGTTGAAAGGTTCATAAAACGTTTAAATATCGAAAGAAACCCTAAAATATATAGTATAGCCACTTGCGGAAAAATGGCAGGAGGTGTCCATTACCACGTAGATAAATTGTTAAAAGAGAAAAAACAACAATTAAATGCAGGTTATACGATTCAAATGCCTAGTAATTATATTTTAGCGTTTAATGCACCCGCCCAATCTAAAATAATAGAAATTTTAGATGATACGGACATAAGAATCAAAGAATTAGGAACTTTAATACAATCTAATGAAAAAAATGATGCAATGGACTCACTAATTGCTAAAATATCAACTGGAGCATTCTATCCATTCTGGAAAAAGAGCCTGTATAAATTTGATGAAAAGTTCAAAATATCAAAAGCTTGTAATCTTTGTGGCACCTGTGTTGAAATCTGCCCGGTTAATAATATAGAGATAGTAGATAACGAAAAATTGGAAAATAACGATAGAATAATCTATAAACATAAATGTCAAGAATGTATGGGTTGTATACAGACTTGCCCAACTCGTGCTATTATATATGGAAAGAGTGCTAAGAGAAAAAGCTACTTTAACCCACGAGTTGAGATTAAGGAGTTAATTGAAGCCAATAACGGGATAATAAAGCATTAA
- a CDS encoding transglutaminase-like domain-containing protein: protein MGFTKNLKKMYLNGQMGVNDENMEELNKIYNIINLNNNHNHDAPKNSMYDKAILSNILEFQNLNIEYTFERGIVFAIITILFLGLASISITNILTIISALLLGIYGSLLYPVYSIMFLLLVLYLAYTNNLYNKFIVGIFIASILFNYYLYYIFGFLDSVVLYSACIGGILAIMTYVYLKYRLISRDKILAYHTIKSLFKLNLPIESSLRYKVAICREYAKITAMLLNKAGFKDIYYFTIIGHVATGLKLNNKYYVLDQRLPILSLNDWLYKVGRKNVDAYKLKFIDVTDLNNMNHMNRNLDSKNPNHDEYLKIELEDINTIYRDYDHDANLYRELNYDDMSNKLLKLLNCNPKPILNKKPDFNITLKYYIREIDEVIEYSILRMLYLEIGKKFGSNISKISNIEIFKSEINKNELLINIWINNKDYTE from the coding sequence ATGGGATTTACTAAAAATTTGAAAAAAATGTATTTAAATGGTCAAATGGGTGTTAATGACGAAAATATGGAAGAATTAAACAAAATATATAATATAATTAATTTAAATAATAACCATAATCATGATGCTCCCAAAAATAGCATGTATGACAAGGCAATTTTATCAAATATCTTGGAATTTCAAAATTTAAATATCGAATACACCTTTGAAAGGGGAATAGTATTTGCAATTATTACGATACTATTTTTGGGGCTTGCAAGTATCTCGATTACCAATATACTAACCATTATTTCCGCACTATTACTTGGAATTTATGGCAGTCTATTGTATCCAGTATATTCGATTATGTTCTTACTATTGGTATTGTATCTAGCTTATACGAATAATTTGTACAATAAATTTATAGTTGGTATATTTATCGCTTCAATATTGTTCAATTACTATTTGTATTATATATTTGGATTTTTGGACTCAGTAGTCCTTTATTCTGCCTGTATTGGAGGTATATTGGCAATAATGACTTATGTATATCTCAAATATAGGTTAATTTCAAGAGATAAAATATTAGCATACCATACTATAAAATCACTATTTAAGCTAAATTTACCTATTGAAAGTAGTTTACGATATAAAGTAGCCATTTGCAGAGAATATGCAAAAATAACTGCGATGTTATTGAATAAAGCAGGTTTTAAAGATATATATTACTTTACGATAATTGGACACGTTGCAACCGGCTTAAAATTAAATAATAAATACTATGTATTAGACCAAAGGCTACCCATACTATCATTAAATGATTGGTTATATAAGGTCGGTCGTAAAAATGTAGACGCTTATAAGTTAAAATTTATAGACGTTACTGATTTAAACAATATGAACCATATGAACCGTAATTTGGATTCTAAAAATCCGAATCATGACGAATATTTGAAAATAGAATTAGAAGACATAAATACGATTTATAGAGATTATGACCATGATGCAAATTTATATCGAGAATTAAATTATGATGATATGTCAAATAAGCTTTTAAAATTATTAAATTGTAATCCAAAACCAATTTTAAATAAAAAGCCAGATTTTAACATTACCTTGAAGTACTATATTCGTGAAATTGATGAGGTTATAGAATACAGCATTTTAAGAATGCTTTATTTGGAAATTGGGAAAAAATTTGGAAGTAACATCTCTAAAATATCAAATATCGAAATATTTAAGAGTGAAATCAATAAAAATGAATTATTAATCAACATATGGATTAATAATAAAGATTATACCGAATAA
- a CDS encoding methanogenesis marker 14 protein gives MGIMDSIKSIFNKSKKVNYSMSKTVDLMDLNPRQVGPNQHVKPYYVVASVELGNTTTKAIITATDMEEGITYLVSKDVRMTRDVRGPNKGENVFGTTIWGIELTKEAVSDMVRDVLLGALEKAHLTPDDIHFVVRSTGVTAGFASPEEVGNMIVALAEGCRNAGIPNSKMTPIMTKKQLPEKLQDYCLVDKVMFDGAVTGVVPPKGKEAVANEMEGELVTAGLKSGSKWTNVDFRNPCISIDFGTTLAGRVINDELPYAKVVGNLCGLAGAIPDALVRGTGLVSKKGGAVLDIKNKTGKVNKQLAKEYSDKVHEIVSVERVPMGRTRYGTVPLDTEAAEKAGTYLIGCDVGENGSDLIKLESIGKELYEKSNINTLLYCLDLVSARVACRVIKIAKDNGLVNEKSAVGITGRAGITGEKPEVLIEMLKSLNIWDEPNDHVVFVEDGLALGAGVMARCMNCLGTPKHPIGGNRGGPCILKQRIQRQKR, from the coding sequence ATGGGTATTATGGACTCTATAAAATCCATATTTAACAAATCTAAAAAAGTAAATTACTCAATGTCTAAAACAGTTGATTTAATGGACTTAAATCCCCGACAAGTGGGTCCAAATCAACACGTAAAACCTTATTATGTTGTAGCTTCTGTTGAATTAGGTAATACGACCACCAAAGCGATTATAACAGCAACGGATATGGAAGAAGGTATTACCTACTTAGTAAGTAAAGATGTAAGAATGACCAGGGACGTAAGAGGCCCTAATAAAGGCGAAAATGTATTCGGTACTACAATTTGGGGCATAGAATTAACCAAAGAAGCTGTATCCGATATGGTTAGGGATGTATTACTAGGAGCTTTAGAAAAGGCGCATTTAACACCTGACGATATTCATTTCGTAGTTAGAAGTACCGGGGTTACTGCAGGCTTTGCATCTCCTGAGGAAGTTGGAAATATGATAGTTGCACTTGCCGAAGGTTGCAGAAACGCAGGAATTCCAAATTCAAAGATGACCCCAATCATGACTAAAAAGCAACTCCCAGAAAAATTGCAGGATTACTGTTTAGTTGATAAAGTAATGTTTGATGGTGCAGTAACTGGTGTAGTACCTCCAAAAGGTAAGGAAGCCGTAGCAAACGAGATGGAAGGGGAATTGGTAACTGCAGGTTTAAAATCTGGTTCAAAATGGACAAATGTGGACTTTAGAAACCCATGTATATCCATTGATTTCGGTACCACACTCGCAGGTAGGGTTATAAATGATGAATTACCTTATGCAAAAGTTGTCGGTAATTTATGTGGTTTAGCGGGCGCCATTCCTGACGCACTTGTTCGGGGTACTGGACTCGTAAGTAAAAAAGGTGGAGCCGTTTTAGATATCAAAAATAAAACTGGTAAAGTAAATAAACAACTAGCAAAAGAATACTCTGACAAAGTTCATGAAATTGTAAGCGTTGAACGTGTACCTATGGGGCGTACAAGATACGGTACAGTACCATTGGATACAGAAGCCGCTGAAAAAGCAGGTACTTACTTAATCGGGTGTGATGTAGGGGAAAACGGTAGTGATTTAATAAAATTAGAATCCATTGGTAAAGAATTATACGAAAAATCAAATATTAACACATTACTTTACTGTTTGGATTTAGTATCTGCTAGAGTGGCTTGTAGGGTCATAAAAATTGCTAAAGACAATGGTTTAGTTAATGAAAAGTCTGCAGTAGGTATAACTGGAAGGGCAGGTATAACCGGGGAAAAACCTGAGGTTTTAATCGAAATGCTAAAATCTTTGAACATATGGGATGAACCAAACGACCACGTCGTATTTGTTGAGGATGGTTTAGCACTGGGTGCAGGCGTAATGGCAAGATGTATGAATTGTTTAGGAACCCCAAAACACCCAATCGGTGGAAATAGGGGCGGTCCATGTATCTTAAAACAAAGAATTCAACGCCAAAAAAGATAA